A part of Actinomycetota bacterium genomic DNA contains:
- the murI gene encoding glutamate racemase has product MVTTDPSRPIGIFDSGLGGLTVARAVIDHLPRESIVYYGDNGRYPYGTKPLADVHRYATEIIDHLLADGVKLVVVGCNSASSALWRLGRPKLPVPLVTVINPPAQTAVRLTRNGRIGVIGTPATIESGQYEEAIALTRRPVEVVSEACPDFVRFVETGETTGPQVMEAARNYLEPMKRAGVDTLILGCTHYPLLSATIQYVMGPDVLLVSSAEETAKDVYTVLVANDMLSANAEASYEFRTSGDEHEFQRLGHRFLGPEIATVKRHPLG; this is encoded by the coding sequence GTGGTGACGACGGACCCGTCCCGCCCGATCGGCATCTTCGACTCGGGCCTCGGCGGCCTGACCGTCGCCCGAGCGGTGATCGACCACCTCCCGCGCGAGTCGATCGTGTACTACGGGGACAACGGCCGGTACCCCTACGGCACGAAGCCCCTGGCCGACGTCCACCGGTACGCCACCGAGATCATCGACCACCTGCTGGCCGACGGCGTGAAGCTGGTGGTGGTCGGCTGCAACTCCGCGTCGTCGGCCCTGTGGAGGCTCGGGCGTCCGAAGCTGCCCGTCCCGCTCGTGACGGTGATCAACCCGCCCGCCCAGACCGCGGTCCGGCTCACCCGGAACGGCCGCATCGGTGTCATCGGGACCCCCGCCACGATCGAGTCCGGACAGTACGAGGAGGCGATCGCGCTGACCCGCCGGCCCGTCGAGGTCGTGTCGGAGGCGTGTCCGGACTTCGTGCGCTTCGTCGAGACGGGCGAGACGACGGGCCCCCAGGTGATGGAGGCGGCCAGGAACTACCTCGAGCCCATGAAGAGGGCCGGGGTGGACACGCTGATACTCGGATGCACGCACTACCCGCTGCTCTCGGCCACCATCCAGTACGTGATGGGTCCGGACGTCCTGCTCGTGTCGTCGGCCGAGGAGACCGCCAAGGACGTCTACACCGTCCTCGTGGCCAACGACATGCTCTCGGCGAACGCCGAGGCCTCGTACGAGTTCCGGACGTCCGGTGACGAGCACGAGTTCCAACGTCTCGGGCACCGGTTCCTGGGACCCGAGATCGCCACGGTCAAACGACATCCACTCGGTTAG
- a CDS encoding cysteine synthase family protein, translating to MRHPSILDTIGDTPLVELRELSPAGSRVYVKLEGQNPTGSVKDRIALAMIEAAEADGALEEDRVLLEPSSGNTGIALALVARLKGLRLAVVMPESASSERRELLSIYGAEIHLSPGDQGTNGAIRVAEEMARDPKYLMLNQYENAANPRAHEQGTAAEILRDLPDVDMFVAGLGTGGTLTGVGRALKAHDPAIKVVAAEPPAGDLVQGLRSLEEGYIPPILDVSVIDRKFMVGSFDAFRMTRTLFEREGIFAGISGGAAVHAALRAVDSLKTRSVVVLLADGGWRYMSTGVHSADPDEVSRRLEGQIWW from the coding sequence GTGCGGCACCCTTCCATCCTCGACACGATCGGGGACACGCCACTCGTCGAGCTGCGGGAGCTCTCCCCAGCCGGCTCCCGCGTCTACGTGAAGCTGGAGGGACAGAACCCCACCGGGTCCGTGAAGGACCGCATCGCGCTCGCCATGATCGAGGCCGCGGAGGCCGACGGCGCCCTGGAGGAGGACCGGGTCCTGCTCGAGCCGTCCTCGGGGAACACCGGGATCGCCCTCGCGCTCGTCGCCCGCCTGAAGGGGCTGCGGCTGGCGGTCGTGATGCCGGAGTCGGCCTCCTCCGAGCGGCGGGAGCTGTTGAGCATCTACGGCGCCGAGATCCATCTGTCCCCGGGGGACCAGGGCACGAACGGGGCGATACGGGTGGCCGAGGAGATGGCCCGCGACCCGAAGTACCTGATGCTGAACCAGTACGAGAACGCGGCGAACCCGCGCGCGCACGAGCAGGGTACGGCGGCCGAGATCCTGCGCGACCTGCCCGATGTGGACATGTTCGTCGCCGGGCTCGGAACCGGCGGCACCCTGACCGGGGTCGGGCGGGCGCTGAAGGCACACGACCCCGCCATCAAGGTGGTTGCGGCCGAGCCCCCCGCGGGGGACCTGGTCCAGGGTCTGCGCTCCCTCGAGGAGGGCTACATCCCCCCGATCCTCGACGTGTCCGTCATCGACCGCAAGTTCATGGTCGGATCCTTCGATGCCTTCCGGATGACCCGGACGCTGTTCGAGCGCGAGGGGATCTTCGCCGGCATCTCGGGCGGCGCCGCCGTCCATGCGGCCCTGCGAGCGGTCGACTCGTTGAAGACCAGGTCCGTCGTGGTGCTCCTCGCGGACGGGGGGTGGAGGTACATGTCCACCGGCGTGCACAGCGCCGATCCCGACGAGGTGTCGCGCCGGCTCGAGGGACAGATCTGGTGGTGA
- a CDS encoding MoaD/ThiS family protein: MSIQVRIPTVLRKHTGDQATVQASGTTLAQVIDDIDARHPGFRAAVVSEDGALHRFINVYVNDEDVRFLESLQTPLKDGDTVSVLPAVAGG, translated from the coding sequence ATGAGCATCCAGGTCCGTATCCCTACCGTTCTCAGGAAGCACACGGGTGACCAAGCCACGGTCCAGGCCAGCGGGACGACGCTGGCGCAGGTGATCGACGACATCGACGCACGGCATCCCGGGTTCCGGGCCGCCGTCGTCTCCGAGGACGGCGCGCTCCACCGGTTCATCAACGTGTACGTGAACGACGAGGACGTTCGGTTCCTCGAATCGCTGCAGACCCCGCTCAAGGACGGCGATACGGTCAGTGTCCTGCCCGCCGTGGCGGGAGGCTGA
- the moeB gene encoding molybdopterin-synthase adenylyltransferase MoeB, translating to MRDLSEEQVHRYARHIILPEVGGEGQRRLMDSKVLVVGAGGLGSPVALYLAAAGVGTLGLVDDDLVELTNLQRQILHGTSDIGRPKVESGRDTIAHVNPEVEVRTHLVRLGSGNAMDILAGYDLVVDGSDNFPTRYLANDAARMGGLPLVTGAIFQFEGQVTVFDPRVDVSPCYRCLFPNPPPPGSVPNCAQAGVFGVLAGVVGCIQATEAIKVLTGIGRPLVGSLLLYDALEMSFTKVRVVRDERCPLCGPEPSITSLIDYEHFCGVNT from the coding sequence ATGAGGGACCTCAGCGAGGAGCAGGTCCACCGGTACGCCCGCCACATCATCCTCCCCGAGGTGGGAGGCGAGGGGCAGCGCCGCCTCATGGACTCGAAGGTGCTCGTGGTGGGCGCGGGCGGTCTCGGCTCCCCGGTCGCGCTCTACCTCGCCGCCGCGGGGGTGGGGACGCTCGGCCTCGTCGACGACGACCTTGTCGAGCTGACGAACCTCCAGCGACAGATCCTGCACGGGACGTCCGATATCGGGCGGCCCAAGGTCGAGTCCGGACGGGACACGATCGCCCACGTCAACCCGGAGGTGGAGGTCCGGACCCACCTCGTGCGACTGGGGTCCGGCAACGCGATGGACATCCTCGCCGGATACGACCTGGTGGTGGACGGGTCGGACAACTTCCCTACCCGATACCTCGCCAACGACGCCGCGCGGATGGGCGGTCTACCGCTCGTGACCGGTGCCATCTTCCAGTTCGAGGGGCAGGTCACCGTCTTCGATCCACGCGTCGACGTTTCCCCCTGCTACCGCTGCCTCTTCCCGAACCCGCCTCCCCCCGGGTCGGTCCCGAACTGCGCCCAGGCAGGCGTGTTCGGGGTGCTCGCCGGCGTGGTCGGCTGCATACAGGCGACCGAGGCCATCAAGGTCCTCACGGGCATCGGCCGGCCGCTCGTCGGCTCCCTCCTGCTCTACGACGCGCTCGAGATGTCGTTCACGAAGGTCCGGGTCGTCCGCGACGAGCGATGTCCGCTCTGTGGACCCGAGCCGAGCATCACTTCCCTCATCGACTACGAACACTTCTGCGGGGTGAACACATGA
- a CDS encoding M67 family metallopeptidase: protein MLRIPRTLADAMIAQCRAEMPNEACGLLAGRDGEVTRLFQMTNAERSPVLYRMDPKEQLQVFREMEEEGLELVGIYHSHTRSPAYPSKTDEDWAYYPEAAYVIVSFADPAAPVVRAWRIVDQAVREEIELELA, encoded by the coding sequence ATGCTGCGTATCCCCAGGACCCTCGCCGACGCCATGATCGCCCAGTGCCGGGCCGAGATGCCCAACGAGGCGTGCGGCCTGCTGGCGGGAAGAGACGGCGAGGTGACGCGGTTGTTCCAGATGACCAACGCCGAGCGCTCGCCGGTCCTGTACCGGATGGACCCGAAGGAGCAGCTCCAGGTGTTCCGCGAGATGGAAGAGGAGGGTCTGGAGCTGGTGGGCATCTATCACTCGCACACGCGCTCACCGGCCTACCCCTCGAAGACGGACGAGGATTGGGCCTACTACCCCGAGGCCGCGTACGTGATCGTCTCGTTCGCCGACCCGGCCGCCCCGGTCGTTAGGGCTTGGCGGATAGTCGACCAGGCCGTTCGCGAGGAGATCGAGCTGGAGCTCGCATGA
- a CDS encoding AMP-binding protein: MDEMPIGQALDRLAAEAPDMPAITCGPRTVTRAELASRTNRLARAYERLGVRTDDYVAIALPNSISFFEAAVAAWKLGAIPQPISSRLPRAEREAILDLAEPALVVGLPDGTHTGPTLPPGHEPDPSLPDDPLPERVGRSWKAPTSGGSTGRPKIIESGAPGLTQPIVCAVFGIVPDGTQLVAGPLYHNAPFMFSSLGLFSGNHLVVMERFDAAGWLDLAERHRADWAWMVPTMMGRISRLPDHARYDVSALQRVWHGAAPCPPWVKEAWITWLGPDRVWELYAGTEAQGVTIISGTEWLVHRGSVGRPIVGDISVRGPDGDELPAGEVGEVFMRGPDPSRPTYRYVGADPVERDGWETIGDMGWLDEDGYLYLADRRTDLILRGGANVYPAEVEAALGEHPRVAGAAVIGLPDPDLGQRVHAIVQTEGEVGDDELRSFLAERLVSYKIPETFERTAEPLRDDAGKIRRAALRDARLPELPPEG, from the coding sequence ATGGACGAGATGCCCATCGGGCAGGCCCTCGACCGGCTGGCCGCCGAGGCGCCGGACATGCCCGCGATCACCTGCGGGCCCCGGACGGTCACCCGGGCCGAGCTCGCGAGCCGGACGAACCGGCTCGCCCGGGCCTACGAGCGGCTCGGCGTCCGGACCGACGACTACGTGGCCATCGCCCTCCCCAACTCGATCTCCTTCTTCGAGGCGGCGGTCGCCGCCTGGAAGCTCGGAGCGATCCCGCAGCCGATCTCATCGCGGCTGCCCCGAGCCGAGCGGGAGGCGATCCTGGACCTGGCCGAGCCCGCGCTCGTCGTCGGGCTCCCGGACGGCACCCACACCGGACCGACGCTCCCGCCGGGTCACGAACCGGACCCGTCCCTGCCTGACGACCCGCTCCCTGAGCGCGTGGGCAGGTCGTGGAAGGCGCCCACCTCGGGCGGGAGCACCGGCCGGCCGAAGATCATCGAGTCGGGAGCTCCCGGACTCACCCAGCCGATCGTCTGCGCCGTCTTCGGCATCGTCCCCGACGGCACGCAGCTCGTGGCGGGCCCCCTGTACCACAACGCGCCGTTCATGTTCTCGTCGCTCGGGCTGTTCTCCGGCAACCACCTCGTCGTGATGGAGAGGTTCGACGCCGCGGGCTGGCTCGATCTGGCCGAGAGGCACCGCGCCGACTGGGCGTGGATGGTCCCGACCATGATGGGCCGGATCTCCCGTCTCCCCGACCATGCGCGCTACGACGTGTCCGCCCTTCAGCGGGTCTGGCACGGAGCGGCTCCCTGTCCGCCCTGGGTGAAGGAGGCCTGGATCACCTGGCTCGGTCCCGACCGGGTCTGGGAGCTCTACGCCGGCACCGAGGCACAGGGAGTAACCATCATCAGCGGCACGGAGTGGCTCGTGCACCGAGGCTCGGTGGGACGTCCGATAGTGGGGGACATCAGCGTCCGGGGACCGGACGGCGACGAGCTGCCCGCTGGGGAGGTGGGGGAGGTGTTCATGCGGGGCCCGGACCCGTCGCGTCCGACCTACCGGTACGTGGGGGCCGACCCGGTCGAGCGCGACGGCTGGGAGACGATCGGGGACATGGGCTGGCTCGACGAGGACGGGTACCTGTACCTCGCCGACCGCCGGACGGACCTGATCCTGCGGGGCGGCGCCAACGTGTACCCCGCGGAGGTGGAGGCGGCCCTGGGAGAGCACCCGAGGGTCGCGGGCGCGGCGGTCATCGGCCTCCCCGACCCGGATCTGGGCCAGCGCGTCCACGCCATCGTGCAGACGGAGGGGGAGGTGGGCGACGACGAGCTGCGGTCCTTCCTGGCCGAGCGGCTCGTCTCCTACAAGATCCCCGAGACCTTCGAGCGCACAGCGGAGCCCTTGCGCGACGACGCGGGGAAGATCCGCAGGGCTGCCCTCCGGGACGCCCGGCTGCCGGAACTCCCACCCGAGGGGTAG
- a CDS encoding cysteine synthase family protein, whose translation MTTPPPIASDVLEFVGGSVMITLGAEDGCAEICLKVEGDNPSGSIKDRAVLAMIADAERRGLLRPGAAIVEASTGNTATALAVIGRAKGYRVVVVAPEDMPAPRRANLEILGVELILTDPAERMSGAIRHADRLAREGAVVLHQFSNPAAVSAHHATGEEIWTQCDGGVDGFVAGVGTGATLSGCAAVLKERNPSCVTTAVEPAESAVLSGGRPGEHRIPGMGAGFVPQLFRRELVDEVYPVPWWEAHEAVRELGRHAGFFFGPSTGAVLMAARALARRLGAGRRVVGIAADWGERNVDVLIGPP comes from the coding sequence TTGACCACGCCTCCGCCGATCGCGAGCGACGTCCTGGAGTTCGTCGGTGGCTCCGTCATGATCACGCTCGGCGCGGAGGATGGCTGCGCCGAGATCTGCCTGAAGGTCGAGGGAGACAACCCGTCGGGCTCGATAAAGGACCGCGCGGTCCTCGCGATGATCGCCGACGCCGAGCGGCGCGGGCTCCTCCGGCCGGGGGCGGCGATCGTCGAGGCTTCCACCGGGAACACCGCGACGGCCCTCGCGGTGATCGGTCGGGCGAAGGGGTACCGGGTCGTGGTGGTGGCTCCCGAGGACATGCCTGCCCCGCGGAGGGCCAACCTCGAGATCCTCGGCGTCGAGCTCATCCTGACCGACCCCGCGGAGCGGATGTCGGGCGCGATCCGCCACGCCGACCGGCTCGCCCGAGAAGGGGCGGTGGTCCTGCACCAGTTCTCGAACCCGGCCGCCGTGTCCGCGCATCACGCCACCGGCGAGGAGATCTGGACCCAGTGCGACGGAGGGGTCGACGGGTTCGTGGCCGGCGTCGGGACGGGAGCCACGCTCTCCGGCTGCGCGGCCGTACTGAAGGAACGCAACCCCTCGTGCGTCACGACCGCCGTCGAGCCGGCGGAGTCCGCGGTGCTCTCCGGGGGTCGACCCGGCGAGCACCGGATCCCGGGGATGGGAGCCGGCTTCGTCCCGCAGCTGTTCCGGCGCGAGCTCGTCGACGAGGTCTATCCGGTGCCGTGGTGGGAGGCGCACGAGGCGGTCCGGGAGCTGGGACGGCACGCGGGGTTCTTCTTCGGCCCCTCCACGGGTGCCGTCCTCATGGCTGCTCGCGCTCTCGCTCGCCGACTGGGAGCGGGGAGACGGGTGGTGGGCATCGCGGCCGACTGGGGGGAGCGCAACGTCGACGTCCTGATCGGGCCGCCCTGA
- the selD gene encoding selenide, water dikinase SelD has protein sequence MTEAIRLTAYSHGAGUACKLGLEDLGEVLRAFGSHPADPSVLVGLDEADDAAVLRTGGSDALVLTTDFFTPVVDDAYDWGRIAACNALSDVYAMGGRPAWALNLVGWPRETLPLSLLADVLRGGADAAAGAGTVIVGGHTVDDPEPKYGMCVVGFVDPERAMRLDGAVPGDVLILTKPIGTGIVTTALKRDMAPSGAVDSAVDSMTTLNAAAAEAFVREGVRACTDVTGFGLLGHLHRMMKASGTAATIEAGAVPLLPHAAELAEAGAVPGGTSRNLEAVRPHLRLGEVPRSVEVLLADAQTSGGLLGACPEDVAQGLAARGVGSLIGRIVEGPPGTIEVDA, from the coding sequence ATGACGGAGGCGATCAGGCTCACCGCCTACTCGCACGGCGCGGGTTGAGCGTGCAAGCTCGGACTCGAGGACCTAGGTGAGGTCCTCCGTGCCTTCGGCTCCCACCCCGCCGACCCCAGCGTCCTCGTCGGGCTCGACGAAGCGGACGACGCAGCGGTCCTGCGGACGGGTGGGTCGGACGCGCTCGTCCTCACGACGGACTTCTTCACCCCCGTAGTGGACGACGCCTACGACTGGGGCCGCATCGCGGCGTGCAACGCCCTCTCCGACGTCTACGCGATGGGAGGCCGCCCGGCATGGGCTCTCAACCTGGTCGGGTGGCCGCGCGAGACCCTGCCGCTCAGCCTGCTCGCGGACGTGCTGCGCGGCGGGGCGGACGCGGCCGCGGGCGCCGGGACGGTCATCGTCGGGGGGCATACGGTGGACGACCCGGAGCCCAAGTACGGGATGTGCGTGGTCGGGTTCGTCGATCCCGAGCGGGCGATGCGGCTCGATGGGGCCGTGCCCGGGGACGTGCTCATCCTCACGAAGCCCATAGGCACCGGTATCGTCACGACCGCTCTGAAGAGGGATATGGCGCCCTCGGGCGCGGTCGATTCCGCGGTCGACTCGATGACGACGCTCAACGCAGCGGCGGCCGAGGCGTTCGTCCGCGAGGGTGTCCGGGCCTGCACGGACGTGACCGGCTTCGGGCTCCTCGGTCATCTCCATCGGATGATGAAGGCGTCCGGGACGGCGGCCACGATCGAAGCTGGAGCCGTCCCGCTCCTCCCACACGCCGCCGAGCTGGCCGAGGCCGGGGCCGTGCCCGGCGGGACCTCGCGCAACCTGGAGGCCGTGCGCCCTCACCTCCGGCTCGGCGAGGTCCCTCGGTCGGTCGAGGTCCTGCTCGCCGATGCTCAGACGTCAGGAGGCCTGTTGGGGGCCTGTCCTGAGGATGTGGCCCAGGGGCTCGCCGCACGCGGGGTGGGATCCCTGATCGGGCGGATCGTCGAAGGCCCCCCCGGCACCATCGAGGTCGACGCTTGA
- a CDS encoding D-Ala-D-Ala carboxypeptidase family metallohydrolase, producing the protein MTTSRHAYRCLGALAISALLVSAAVITPAPEALASTFGSRTLARGSSGADVLELQIRVAGWYSNCAGVPCHEHFPLDSSFGTKTERAVKNFQKAYGLPIDGRADGDDFDKLKGLERSDGSTLHFSWSEFHEKKGTRCSTSNAGTFNGGRVDAKTVRENVRRLMYRLEVLRHRRVSPVYIGSGFRSVNYNSCVKGASQSQHMYGTAMDGKMKHVHQGHMRGLAKTSEFHGIFCYDDPHNHLDIRKDNPATGGGFVWPSTDPSGRDRTAKGGICYGGYSSPPTTGNHPPAEGPSLAEVSVRLEDSATDGTDVEDPEGAAMRDGPEDVWMSEDE; encoded by the coding sequence ATGACAACCTCGCGCCATGCATACCGTTGCCTCGGGGCGCTCGCCATCTCCGCGCTTCTCGTCTCGGCAGCGGTGATCACCCCGGCACCCGAGGCGCTCGCGTCTACCTTCGGCTCCCGCACGCTCGCACGCGGGAGCTCCGGCGCTGATGTGCTCGAGCTGCAGATCCGGGTGGCCGGTTGGTACTCGAACTGCGCCGGCGTCCCGTGCCACGAGCACTTCCCGCTCGACTCGAGCTTCGGGACGAAGACGGAGCGGGCGGTGAAGAACTTCCAGAAGGCGTACGGCCTCCCGATCGACGGCCGAGCCGACGGCGACGACTTCGACAAGCTGAAGGGGCTCGAACGTTCCGACGGGTCCACGCTGCACTTCTCGTGGAGCGAGTTCCATGAGAAGAAGGGCACGAGATGCTCCACCTCCAACGCAGGGACGTTCAACGGCGGGCGGGTCGACGCCAAGACCGTCCGGGAGAACGTGCGGAGGCTGATGTATCGGCTGGAGGTCCTTCGCCACAGGCGGGTCAGCCCCGTCTACATCGGGTCGGGCTTCCGGTCCGTGAACTACAACTCCTGCGTGAAGGGGGCCTCCCAGAGCCAGCACATGTACGGAACAGCGATGGACGGGAAGATGAAGCACGTCCACCAGGGCCACATGCGCGGGTTGGCCAAGACGTCCGAGTTCCACGGCATCTTCTGCTACGACGACCCCCACAACCACCTGGACATCCGCAAGGACAACCCGGCCACCGGAGGCGGCTTCGTCTGGCCGTCGACGGACCCGTCCGGTCGGGACAGGACCGCGAAGGGCGGCATCTGCTACGGCGGGTACAGCAGCCCGCCCACGACGGGCAACCACCCACCGGCCGAGGGTCCCTCGCTCGCCGAGGTCTCGGTGAGGCTGGAGGACTCGGCGACGGACGGGACCGACGTGGAGGACCCGGAGGGAGCCGCGATGCGGGACGGGCCCGAGGACGTCTGGATGAGCGAGGATGAGTGA